The following coding sequences are from one Augochlora pura isolate Apur16 chromosome 6, APUR_v2.2.1, whole genome shotgun sequence window:
- the Pop1 gene encoding POP1 ribonuclease P/MRP subunit isoform X2 codes for MRRRVMSHNAKRLPRRLREAHLNQMKKSGLPPKVKRPCRKYRRRPRNLLLEYNRRQQNKIWLETHIWHAKRFHMVEKWGYRLASHANDRCFKANYRAVAKHCLMQDISYYTCVEMHGPEENLKETLKSHCNPLELTFAANVFISGTREGTLMFFKKNGYPRFPIGHVHFLWRPSTNSILKTIWIWVHPSFLNEFLNEIISSFDLKVNDAKPSTENSQMIKSNSYINDNNCKMTVHKNTINRFRLFGPLALSTLTETLRLPSIDENFYSPITTEVEENRMEYEDGTQDNNKLWHKEYYSNEENLKSLKFQKQMWELLQTLQSSSQLPPNIVLGFTVLDPRFHLPKKRTKPQGNVSKIMELMTVPPTSANFSPIWDKEIRQKITETCVTTSSINKLRSKCLVPGISNDKHFNEEIMTKIPILLVQKPGVGNQGLSSAIDIILPAGWAMPFWLACILRCVRVGALQESRSIAFEYGNAKSPDINDPDTLAYTKEALSTKKELIEKYLRYPPNRRVNFVKMGIATPFYCEWRTLMNEWTNVEDFFVLRNRKLLQLLQDNLVTEEKTIRQNKLQRSKSNPHLENSLENRNCLIHIKVSILKRGCPKRFALICMPTSEDVEMYRNNRNWPGPTEKLYPDPNETIRKRLRKEHLALLKRLKKQRLRHKKALDDELRQLLNNDLQILDNECKRKNLLKASHDAVSKQAKKMTQMYFPDCVDVRYSCSREVMGYVTKGDFSFVQAKGTGLGYITLNSLLEFLNKKYSFVLIRNIQTRQYRIAKLEVIY; via the coding sequence ATGCGCAGGCGTGTAATGTCGCACAATGCGAAGCGATTGCCGCGTCGACTACGAGAAGCACATTTgaatcaaatgaaaaaatcTGGTTTGCCGCCAAAAGTCAAGAGGCCGTGCCGCAAATATCGCAGGCGACCGCGAAATTTGCTCTTAGAGTATAACCGAAGACAGCAAAACAAAATTTGGTTGGAGACTCACATTTGGCATGCAAAACGATTTCATATGGTGGAAAAATGGGGCTACAGGCTCGCAAGTCACGCAAACGACAGATGTTTTAAGGCGAATTATCGCGCCGTGGCGAAACATTGTCTCATGCAGGATATTTCATACTACACGTGCGTTGAAATGCATGGACCTGAAGAAAATCTgaaagaaacattaaaaagcCATTGTAATCCGCTCGAATTAACTTTTGCCGCAAATGTTTTCATTTCCGGTACCCGAGAAGGCACTTTAATGTTCTTTAAAAAGAATGGTTATCCCCGATTTCCAATTGGTCATGTGCACTTCCTATGGAGGCCAAGTAcgaattctatattaaaaacaatttggATTTGGGTACACCCATCGTTCCtcaatgaatttttgaatgaaatcaTATCCAGTTTCGACCTTAAAGTAAATGATGCAAAGCCTAGCACAGAAAATAGTCAAATGATTAAATCtaattcatatataaatgataataattgtaaaatgacTGTCCACAAAAATACGATCAATAGATTTCGGCTTTTTGGACCGTTAGCGTTAAGCACATTGACGGAAACATTACGATTACCGAGCATTGATGAAAACTTTTATTCTCCAATTACAACCGAAGTTGAAGAAAATCGAATGGAGTATGAAGATGGTACTCaagacaataataaattgtggCATAAAGAATACTACAGcaatgaagaaaatttaaaatctttaaaatttcaaaaacaaatGTGGGAACTGCTACAGACACTACAATCATCTAGTCAATTGCCACCAAATATTGTTCTCGGATTCACAGTTCTAGATCCGAGATTTCACTTGcctaaaaaaagaacaaagcCACAGGGTAATGTATCaaaaattatggaattaaTGACAGTCCCACCAACAAGTGCTAATTTCAGTCCAATTTGGGATAAGGAAATTCGGCAAAAAATTACTGAGACATGTGTAACAACTAGTTCCATTAATAAGTTAAGGAGTAAATGTTTAGTTCCTGGCATAAGTAATGACAAACATTTCAATGAAGAGATTATGACCAAAATACCCATACTTTTAGTTCAGAAGCCAGGAGTTGGTAATCAGGGTTTAAGTTCTGCTATAGACATTATTTTACCAGCGGGTTGGGCGATGCCATTTTGGCTCGCTTGCATACTCCGTTGCGTAAGAGTAGGTGCACTCCAAGAATCAAGGTCTATTGCATTCGAGTATGGAAATGCAAAGTCGCCGGACATCAATGATCCAGATACACTTGCTTATACGAAGGAAGCATTAAGTactaaaaaagaattgatagaaaaatatttgcgctATCCACCTAACAGAcgtgtaaattttgtaaagatGGGAATTGCTACTCCATTCTACTGCGAATGGAGAACTCTAATGAATGAATGGACGAATGTTGAAGACTTTTTTGTTTTAAGAAATCGTAAGTTATTGCAACTGTTACAAGATAATTTGGTAACTGAAGAAAAAACAATTAGGCAGAATAAATTGCAGAGATCCAAATCAAATCCCCATTTGGAAAATTCTTTGGAAAATAGGAATTGTTTAATTCACATCAAGGTATCCATTCTGAAAAGAGGATGTCCTAAAAGATTTGCACTTATATGTATGCCAACATCTGAAGATGTAGAAatgtatagaaataataggaaCTGGCCGGGGCCTACAGAAAAGCTGTATCCTGATCCAAATGAAACCATTAGAAAAAGATTAAGAAAAGAACACTTAGCACttttaaaacgtttaaaaaaacaaaggTTACGACATAAAAAAGCATTAGATGATGAACTGAGACAGCTGTTAAACAatgatttacaaattttagatAATGAGTGCAagagaaaaaatttattaaaagcaaGTCATGATGCTGTCTCTAAGCAGGCCAAGAAGATGACACAGATGTACTTTCCAGACTGTGTTGATGTAAGATATTCTTGCAGTAGAGAAGTCATGGGATATGTAACAAAAggtgatttttcttttgtacAGGCAAAAGGCACAGGTCTGGGATATATAACGTTGAATTCGCTACtcgaatttcttaataaaaaatattcatttgtccttattagaaatatacaaacgaGGCAGTATAGAATTGCTAAATTGGAGGTTATATATTAG
- the Unc-119 gene encoding unc-119 lipid binding chaperone, with amino-acid sequence MSVDSENKSSEAITSFTPSVDQENSDNGNIEKTPITPEMVLRLPTITDKYLCSPEANIYDIDFTRFQIRDLETGTILFEITKPPATECDLLQDVEPECEESGCEDTGRFVRYQFTPQFLKLKTVGATVEFLVGSKPVTNFRMIERHFFRDRLLKTFDFQFGFCIPNSKNTCEHIYEFPTLPADLVSEMIANPFETRSDSFYFVDNQLVMHNKADYAYNGGHPHDVL; translated from the exons atgagTGTTGATAGCGAAAATAAATCAAGCGAAGCTATTACTTCGTTCACACCGTCAGTAGATCAAGAAAATTCTGACAacggaaatattgaaaaaaccCCTATAACCCCAGAAATGGTGTTACGCTTGCCTACAATTACCGATA AGTATTTGTGTTCTCCAGAGGCTAATATTTATGACATTGATTTTACAAGATTTCAAATTAGAGACCTAGAAACAGGAAcaatattgtttgaaataacaaaACCACCAGCTACTG aatgcGATCTTCTACAAGATGTAGAACCAGAATGTGAAGAATCTGGTTGTGAAGACACTGGTCGCTTTGTACGTTACCAATTTACACCTCAATTTCTTAAACTGAAGACTGTTGGGGCAACAGTAGAATTTCTTGTGGGATCCAAACCAGTGACTAATTTTCGAATGATTGAACGCCACTTTTTTCGAGAcagattattaaaaacttttgattttcaatttgGATTTTGTATACCAAACAGTAAAAATACCTGCGaacatatttatgaatttccaACTTTGCCTGCTGATTTGG TCTCTGAAATGATTGCAAATCCATTTGAAACACGCTcagattcattttattttgtggaCAATCAATTGGTAATGCACAATAAAGCAGACTATGCATACAATGGTGGACATCCTCATGATGTACTTTAG
- the LOC144471641 gene encoding sn-1-specific diacylglycerol lipase ABHD11 isoform X2 produces the protein MRGNINDSKNPIIIMHGLFGSKNNWNMLSKSIHQQTDRKVIAIDARNHGDSPHSSDMTYKHMAKDVIQLMHDLGLQKSILVGHSMGGSTMMYVALNYPEVVEKLVVVDMSPVRTSPQLLEMEKIFNAMSSVDLSNSPTLTKARRVADEQLADTIKHLSLRQFLIMNIVEADIGKYKWRINLPVLQQNFVTQIATFPSMKESQAFKGPTLFIGGGLSDYIKVEDHNKIKNLFPSAQFSYISGANHWVHADKPTDFMKTTIDFINQS, from the exons ATGAGAGGAAACATAAATGATTCAAAGAAccctattattataatgcatgGCCTTTTTGGGTCAAAGAATAACTGGAACATGTTATCAAAATCAATACATCAGCAAACAGATCGTAAG GTAATAGCTATAGATGCAAGGAACCATGGAGATTCTCCACATTCTTCAGATATGACATATAAACACATGGCAAAGGATGTCATTCAACTCATGCATGATTTAGGActtcaaaaatctattttggTAGGACACAGTATGGGAGGATCTACAATGATGTATGTAGCTTTAAATTATCCAGAAGtagtagaaaaattagtaGTAGTAGATATGTCTCCAGTGAGGACCAGTCCTCAACTTTTGGAGATGGAAAAGATATTCAATGCTATGAGTTCAGTAGACCTAAGCAATAGCCCAACATTAACAAAGGCACGTAGAGTAGCAGATGAACAACTTGCAGATACTATTAAACATCTGAGTTTACGTCAG tttttaataatgaatatagtGGAAGCTGATATTGGAAAGTATAAATGGCGGATTAATTTACCTGTGCtgcaacaaaattttgtaacacaGATAGCAACTTTTCCTTCAATGAAGGAATCACAAGCTTTTAAGGGACCAACATTATTTATAGGGGGTGGTTTGAGTGATTACATAAAAGTAGAagatcataataaaattaaaaacttatttCCTTCTGCTCAATTCTCATATATAAGTGGTGCCAATCATTGGGTTCATGCAGACAAACCAACCGATTTTATGAAGACAACAATTGATTTCATTAATCAatcgtaa
- the Pop1 gene encoding POP1 ribonuclease P/MRP subunit isoform X1 produces MAGKEQFDEYLGGSQKLPNDVHVLKLVSARASEIAAMTYSIENNQQTKLLFQKLPVYMRRRVMSHNAKRLPRRLREAHLNQMKKSGLPPKVKRPCRKYRRRPRNLLLEYNRRQQNKIWLETHIWHAKRFHMVEKWGYRLASHANDRCFKANYRAVAKHCLMQDISYYTCVEMHGPEENLKETLKSHCNPLELTFAANVFISGTREGTLMFFKKNGYPRFPIGHVHFLWRPSTNSILKTIWIWVHPSFLNEFLNEIISSFDLKVNDAKPSTENSQMIKSNSYINDNNCKMTVHKNTINRFRLFGPLALSTLTETLRLPSIDENFYSPITTEVEENRMEYEDGTQDNNKLWHKEYYSNEENLKSLKFQKQMWELLQTLQSSSQLPPNIVLGFTVLDPRFHLPKKRTKPQGNVSKIMELMTVPPTSANFSPIWDKEIRQKITETCVTTSSINKLRSKCLVPGISNDKHFNEEIMTKIPILLVQKPGVGNQGLSSAIDIILPAGWAMPFWLACILRCVRVGALQESRSIAFEYGNAKSPDINDPDTLAYTKEALSTKKELIEKYLRYPPNRRVNFVKMGIATPFYCEWRTLMNEWTNVEDFFVLRNRKLLQLLQDNLVTEEKTIRQNKLQRSKSNPHLENSLENRNCLIHIKVSILKRGCPKRFALICMPTSEDVEMYRNNRNWPGPTEKLYPDPNETIRKRLRKEHLALLKRLKKQRLRHKKALDDELRQLLNNDLQILDNECKRKNLLKASHDAVSKQAKKMTQMYFPDCVDVRYSCSREVMGYVTKGDFSFVQAKGTGLGYITLNSLLEFLNKKYSFVLIRNIQTRQYRIAKLEVIY; encoded by the exons atgGCGGGAAAAGAACAGTTCGATGAATATTTAGGTGGGTCTCAAAAATTACCGAATGACGTCCACGTTTTAAAGCTAGTTTCTGCGAGAGCTAGCGAAATCGCTGCAATGACATATTCTATAG aaaataatcaaCAAACGAAACTTTTGTTTCAAAAGCTACCCGTGTACATGCGCAGGCGTGTAATGTCGCACAATGCGAAGCGATTGCCGCGTCGACTACGAGAAGCACATTTgaatcaaatgaaaaaatcTGGTTTGCCGCCAAAAGTCAAGAGGCCGTGCCGCAAATATCGCAGGCGACCGCGAAATTTGCTCTTAGAGTATAACCGAAGACAGCAAAACAAAATTTGGTTGGAGACTCACATTTGGCATGCAAAACGATTTCATATGGTGGAAAAATGGGGCTACAGGCTCGCAAGTCACGCAAACGACAGATGTTTTAAGGCGAATTATCGCGCCGTGGCGAAACATTGTCTCATGCAGGATATTTCATACTACACGTGCGTTGAAATGCATGGACCTGAAGAAAATCTgaaagaaacattaaaaagcCATTGTAATCCGCTCGAATTAACTTTTGCCGCAAATGTTTTCATTTCCGGTACCCGAGAAGGCACTTTAATGTTCTTTAAAAAGAATGGTTATCCCCGATTTCCAATTGGTCATGTGCACTTCCTATGGAGGCCAAGTAcgaattctatattaaaaacaatttggATTTGGGTACACCCATCGTTCCtcaatgaatttttgaatgaaatcaTATCCAGTTTCGACCTTAAAGTAAATGATGCAAAGCCTAGCACAGAAAATAGTCAAATGATTAAATCtaattcatatataaatgataataattgtaaaatgacTGTCCACAAAAATACGATCAATAGATTTCGGCTTTTTGGACCGTTAGCGTTAAGCACATTGACGGAAACATTACGATTACCGAGCATTGATGAAAACTTTTATTCTCCAATTACAACCGAAGTTGAAGAAAATCGAATGGAGTATGAAGATGGTACTCaagacaataataaattgtggCATAAAGAATACTACAGcaatgaagaaaatttaaaatctttaaaatttcaaaaacaaatGTGGGAACTGCTACAGACACTACAATCATCTAGTCAATTGCCACCAAATATTGTTCTCGGATTCACAGTTCTAGATCCGAGATTTCACTTGcctaaaaaaagaacaaagcCACAGGGTAATGTATCaaaaattatggaattaaTGACAGTCCCACCAACAAGTGCTAATTTCAGTCCAATTTGGGATAAGGAAATTCGGCAAAAAATTACTGAGACATGTGTAACAACTAGTTCCATTAATAAGTTAAGGAGTAAATGTTTAGTTCCTGGCATAAGTAATGACAAACATTTCAATGAAGAGATTATGACCAAAATACCCATACTTTTAGTTCAGAAGCCAGGAGTTGGTAATCAGGGTTTAAGTTCTGCTATAGACATTATTTTACCAGCGGGTTGGGCGATGCCATTTTGGCTCGCTTGCATACTCCGTTGCGTAAGAGTAGGTGCACTCCAAGAATCAAGGTCTATTGCATTCGAGTATGGAAATGCAAAGTCGCCGGACATCAATGATCCAGATACACTTGCTTATACGAAGGAAGCATTAAGTactaaaaaagaattgatagaaaaatatttgcgctATCCACCTAACAGAcgtgtaaattttgtaaagatGGGAATTGCTACTCCATTCTACTGCGAATGGAGAACTCTAATGAATGAATGGACGAATGTTGAAGACTTTTTTGTTTTAAGAAATCGTAAGTTATTGCAACTGTTACAAGATAATTTGGTAACTGAAGAAAAAACAATTAGGCAGAATAAATTGCAGAGATCCAAATCAAATCCCCATTTGGAAAATTCTTTGGAAAATAGGAATTGTTTAATTCACATCAAGGTATCCATTCTGAAAAGAGGATGTCCTAAAAGATTTGCACTTATATGTATGCCAACATCTGAAGATGTAGAAatgtatagaaataataggaaCTGGCCGGGGCCTACAGAAAAGCTGTATCCTGATCCAAATGAAACCATTAGAAAAAGATTAAGAAAAGAACACTTAGCACttttaaaacgtttaaaaaaacaaaggTTACGACATAAAAAAGCATTAGATGATGAACTGAGACAGCTGTTAAACAatgatttacaaattttagatAATGAGTGCAagagaaaaaatttattaaaagcaaGTCATGATGCTGTCTCTAAGCAGGCCAAGAAGATGACACAGATGTACTTTCCAGACTGTGTTGATGTAAGATATTCTTGCAGTAGAGAAGTCATGGGATATGTAACAAAAggtgatttttcttttgtacAGGCAAAAGGCACAGGTCTGGGATATATAACGTTGAATTCGCTACtcgaatttcttaataaaaaatattcatttgtccttattagaaatatacaaacgaGGCAGTATAGAATTGCTAAATTGGAGGTTATATATTAG